In Halorhabdus rudnickae, the following proteins share a genomic window:
- a CDS encoding amino acid ABC transporter permease codes for MVSTVLQTGDLAFIAANWEWLLLGTVVTVLLTASSLLVGLLAGFPAGAIEAYGSGRLRGAVSTIGVVLRGTPIVVLIFLFFYGLPIPSLGTVPLLDVRLDAFVAATLALGLRSGAYQSQVFRGSIQSIDDGQMEAARSVGLTRMQAIRHVILPQAIRRSIPGFQNEFTIVLKDTSVAFAIGLVELLTRAENLYLQPGRDSAMFEVIVIISVIYFVLTFTTNRTLDYLGDVYAIPEGTEP; via the coding sequence ATGGTCTCGACCGTGCTCCAGACGGGCGACTTGGCGTTCATCGCCGCCAACTGGGAGTGGCTGCTCCTCGGAACGGTTGTGACGGTCCTGCTGACGGCGAGCAGTCTCCTGGTCGGATTACTCGCCGGGTTCCCCGCCGGCGCCATCGAAGCATACGGATCGGGTCGACTCAGAGGGGCCGTCAGCACCATCGGCGTCGTCCTCCGCGGGACGCCCATCGTCGTGTTGATATTCCTCTTTTTCTACGGGCTCCCGATTCCGAGCCTCGGAACGGTCCCGCTGCTTGACGTACGATTGGACGCCTTCGTCGCGGCGACGCTGGCGCTCGGACTTCGGAGTGGGGCCTATCAGAGCCAGGTGTTCCGCGGGTCGATTCAGTCGATCGACGACGGCCAGATGGAAGCAGCACGGTCGGTCGGGCTGACCCGCATGCAGGCCATCAGACACGTCATCTTGCCACAGGCGATCAGGCGTTCGATCCCCGGCTTCCAAAACGAGTTCACGATCGTTCTCAAGGACACCAGCGTCGCCTTTGCGATCGGATTGGTGGAACTGCTCACCCGCGCGGAGAACCTCTATCTCCAGCCGGGGCGAGACAGCGCGATGTTCGAGGTCATTGTCATCATCAGCGTGATCTACTTCGTCTTGACGTTCACGACCAACCGCACGCTGGACTATCTGGGTGACGTTTACGCGATCCCCGAGGGAACCGAACCATGA
- a CDS encoding basic amino acid ABC transporter substrate-binding protein, whose product MNREFSMDRRAYLRTVGAVGTAGVIAGCQGGSDDTITPGTNAAFPPFEYTQDGTVVGFDIDLAEEVIGRAGYEVGEWVDIDFGTLIPSLKEADLDLIAAGMTIEPDRQEQIDFSNPYWESSQAVLVRDGGDFQPSSVGDLAGRRVGAQGGTTGEGQIEDLIEEGTISESDYRQYDNYTLAVQDLENGNVDAVVIDIPVAETFSAERSVAIAFEIDTGEQFGLGMRQDDDRLADINDALAEIREDGTYDDLVSEWFE is encoded by the coding sequence ATGAACCGTGAATTCAGTATGGATCGTCGCGCCTACCTCAGGACTGTCGGTGCCGTCGGGACCGCCGGCGTCATCGCCGGTTGTCAGGGCGGTAGCGACGACACGATCACACCCGGTACGAACGCGGCCTTCCCGCCCTTCGAGTACACCCAGGACGGGACGGTCGTCGGCTTCGACATCGACCTCGCCGAGGAAGTGATCGGCCGGGCCGGCTACGAGGTCGGCGAGTGGGTCGACATCGATTTCGGCACGCTGATCCCATCGCTCAAAGAAGCCGATCTCGACCTCATCGCCGCAGGGATGACGATCGAACCCGATCGCCAAGAACAGATCGACTTCTCGAATCCGTACTGGGAGTCCAGCCAGGCCGTCCTCGTCCGTGACGGCGGTGACTTCCAGCCAAGCAGCGTTGGGGACCTCGCGGGTCGGCGGGTCGGTGCCCAGGGCGGGACGACCGGCGAGGGACAGATCGAAGACCTCATCGAGGAGGGGACGATCAGCGAGAGCGACTATCGCCAGTACGACAACTACACGCTTGCCGTCCAGGATCTGGAGAACGGCAACGTCGATGCCGTCGTGATCGACATCCCGGTCGCCGAGACGTTCTCGGCAGAGCGGTCGGTCGCCATCGCCTTCGAGATCGACACCGGCGAACAGTTCGGTCTCGGGATGCGCCAGGACGACGACCGACTCGCCGACATCAACGACGCTCTGGCCGAGATTCGCGAGGACGGCACGTACGATGACCTCGTCTCCGAGTGGTTCGAGTAA